A stretch of candidate division KSB1 bacterium DNA encodes these proteins:
- a CDS encoding metallophosphoesterase, with translation MDRVRPWLCGTAVAIGVALAASSQPWTSTADHRTKEVRFAVLGDNRPGTRTARQPYVHRLLLKELKARKPVAVFNTGDVIVGGTDDSLTLCRMFEEFIRVSSPLDVPLHVAPGNHDYFNRPSRALFAEMIGKPYYSVDYGNCHLVILCSEEEGNVSRLSREQLLWLKSDLEAHRGTTHTFVCVHRPLYPVGPHAGDSFDKYPAHRDSLAALFLQHGVDILFVGHEHLYHDATYGGLRQVITGGAGAPLYAPPDSGGYFHFVMVTVRGQEVLTEVVRVEDPYEKAEEAFRRRAPAEVLRVMSQVLEESPEQADAHLYKAVAYLQLHQPMRATAELAAFLKGEGRVAAAYERAGRMLLKHGLWEQARALYREFANDKPTSPEAYLGLGESFLHLSYADSASLCLERAVELDSLAPKVRFLVAQVYENGKKVVDAAKHYRAAVRLGPKTSYGQRAAKRLAELKPGQ, from the coding sequence ATGGACCGGGTACGGCCATGGCTCTGTGGGACAGCAGTGGCCATTGGGGTTGCGTTGGCCGCAAGTAGCCAGCCATGGACCAGCACGGCTGACCACAGGACCAAAGAGGTGCGCTTCGCGGTGCTCGGGGATAACCGACCGGGCACTCGCACCGCACGGCAACCCTACGTGCACAGGTTGCTCCTCAAAGAGCTGAAGGCCCGGAAGCCGGTCGCCGTCTTCAACACTGGCGACGTCATCGTGGGCGGTACTGATGACAGTCTGACCTTGTGCCGCATGTTTGAGGAGTTTATCAGGGTTTCGTCGCCCCTCGATGTCCCTCTGCATGTGGCGCCAGGCAATCACGACTATTTCAACAGGCCGAGTCGGGCGCTCTTTGCGGAGATGATTGGCAAGCCGTACTACTCCGTGGACTATGGCAACTGCCACTTGGTGATCCTCTGCTCGGAGGAGGAGGGGAATGTCTCCCGCCTCTCCCGCGAGCAGCTCCTCTGGCTCAAGAGTGACCTTGAGGCACATCGAGGGACGACGCACACTTTCGTCTGCGTGCACCGTCCCCTCTACCCTGTTGGCCCGCATGCCGGCGATTCCTTTGACAAGTACCCCGCCCACAGGGACAGCCTGGCGGCGCTCTTTCTGCAGCATGGGGTGGACATTCTCTTCGTGGGTCACGAGCACCTGTACCATGATGCCACTTACGGCGGTCTGCGCCAGGTCATAACCGGCGGGGCTGGCGCGCCGCTCTATGCGCCTCCTGACTCCGGCGGCTACTTTCACTTCGTCATGGTCACAGTACGCGGCCAGGAGGTGCTTACCGAGGTGGTGCGCGTTGAGGACCCGTACGAAAAGGCCGAGGAGGCATTCAGACGCAGAGCGCCTGCCGAAGTGCTCCGCGTGATGAGTCAGGTGCTGGAGGAGAGCCCGGAGCAAGCCGACGCGCACCTTTACAAGGCAGTCGCCTATCTTCAGTTGCACCAGCCCATGAGAGCCACCGCGGAGCTGGCAGCTTTCCTGAAAGGGGAAGGTCGTGTTGCGGCCGCCTATGAGCGCGCCGGCCGCATGCTGCTCAAACATGGTTTATGGGAACAGGCACGCGCTCTGTATCGCGAGTTCGCCAACGACAAACCCACCAGCCCCGAGGCCTACTTGGGCCTGGGCGAGAGCTTCTTGCATCTAAGCTACGCGGATTCGGCCTCTCTCTGCCTTGAGCGAGCAGTGGAGCTGGATTCGCTGGCGCCCAAAGTGCGCTTCCTCGTGGCGCAAGTCTACGAAAACGGCAAGAAGGTGGTGGATGCCGCGAAGCACTATCGGGCGGCCGTGCGCCTCGGGCCGAAGACCAGCTATGGTCAGCGCGCGGCCAAACGCTTGGCCGAGCTCAAGCCAGGCCAGTGA
- a CDS encoding PTS sugar transporter subunit IIA, protein MRLKEILSKDTIRIPLLSTEKDKLIEEMVDALYAAGKIEDREKVLKAVLDRERVMSTGVGDGVAIPHGKADGVKNLVASFGVTKHEVEFGSIDDKPVRLVFLLVGPYDQTGPHLKALSHISRLMHRPECRARLTKAKTPEEVLAAIEKEEDACFGT, encoded by the coding sequence ATGAGACTGAAAGAAATACTGAGCAAGGACACAATCCGCATCCCTCTGTTGAGCACCGAAAAAGACAAGCTCATCGAGGAGATGGTGGATGCACTATATGCGGCCGGCAAGATTGAGGACCGCGAGAAAGTGTTAAAGGCGGTTCTGGATCGCGAGCGGGTGATGAGCACCGGCGTGGGCGATGGGGTGGCCATCCCTCACGGCAAAGCCGACGGCGTGAAGAACCTGGTGGCCTCCTTCGGGGTTACCAAGCACGAAGTAGAGTTTGGGTCCATCGACGACAAGCCGGTGCGCCTGGTCTTTCTCTTGGTGGGGCCCTACGACCAGACGGGACCTCACTTGAAGGCGCTGAGTCACATCTCGCGCCTCATGCATCGCCCTGAGTGTCGCGCCCGCCTCACCAAGGCCAAGACTCCGGAAGAGGTGCTGGCAGCCATAGAGAAGGAAGAGGACGCCTGTTTCGGCACTTAG
- a CDS encoding DUF2007 domain-containing protein — protein sequence MPFCPDCGYEYVQGSTVCSDCRRPLIEEPQVTEATEEEWVQLHSLPGPVYAEMVREALARVGIPAVLRQDALSGALGSKGASAVGSEAVLLVPKRHRRRAAKILHEMLDHI from the coding sequence ATGCCGTTTTGTCCAGATTGCGGGTACGAATACGTGCAAGGAAGCACCGTCTGTTCTGACTGCAGACGGCCTCTGATTGAAGAACCGCAGGTCACCGAGGCTACCGAGGAAGAATGGGTCCAGTTGCACTCCCTGCCAGGGCCGGTTTACGCGGAGATGGTCAGGGAGGCGCTGGCGCGCGTCGGTATCCCTGCCGTGCTCCGGCAAGACGCTCTTTCGGGGGCCCTGGGGAGCAAGGGCGCAAGTGCCGTCGGCTCCGAGGCGGTGTTGCTTGTGCCCAAGCGGCACCGCAGGCGCGCCGCCAAAATCCTGCACGAGATGTTAGACCACATCTGA
- the hisS gene encoding histidine--tRNA ligase yields MKYQSVKGTRDVLPEEQPYWRHIEAQIYRICTLYGYERIDTPIFEQTQLFERGVGTSTDIVEKEMYTFWDRGHDSLTLRPEFTAGVIRASLQNGLHTRPKPVRLFSIGPIFRYERPQAGRFRQHTQFNVEALGEQDPAMDVEVMSIAWQLYADLGFRGLCFQLNSTGCPQCRPGYLKVLREYYQTHFAEICPDCQRRLERSPLRVLDCKVDSCQPIIAKAPPLLEHLCADCASHFAKLRQYLELLGRPYTLNHRLVRGLDYYTKTVFEVWVQGIGAQNAMCGGGRYDGLIEQLGGPPTPGIGFGSGIERIILSMKEQGLSVPALPKPQVFVASQGESARLVALRVLFSLRESGVATTFAPGDRSLKAQLREANRVGARVVLIVGEEEVANQTVSVKDMASGAQEMVRLEQVVENVSKRLNALTDK; encoded by the coding sequence GTGAAGTACCAATCGGTCAAGGGCACCCGCGATGTGCTGCCCGAGGAGCAACCCTACTGGCGCCACATCGAGGCGCAGATCTACCGCATTTGCACGCTGTATGGGTACGAGCGCATCGACACGCCGATATTCGAGCAGACGCAGCTCTTCGAACGCGGGGTCGGCACAAGCACGGATATCGTCGAAAAGGAGATGTACACCTTTTGGGATCGGGGACACGATTCCCTGACCTTGCGGCCGGAGTTCACCGCGGGGGTTATTCGCGCCTCCCTGCAGAACGGACTGCACACGCGCCCCAAACCGGTGCGGCTCTTTTCCATCGGCCCAATCTTCCGCTATGAGCGCCCGCAGGCGGGCCGCTTCCGCCAGCACACACAATTCAACGTGGAGGCCTTGGGCGAACAGGATCCCGCCATGGACGTGGAGGTGATGTCCATCGCTTGGCAGCTCTACGCTGACCTCGGCTTCCGAGGACTCTGCTTCCAGTTGAACAGCACAGGCTGTCCGCAATGTCGACCTGGCTATCTCAAGGTCCTCCGGGAGTACTACCAGACCCACTTTGCGGAGATCTGCCCGGACTGCCAGCGAAGGCTGGAGCGCAGTCCTCTGCGCGTGCTGGACTGCAAGGTCGACTCCTGCCAGCCGATCATCGCCAAGGCCCCGCCACTTTTGGAGCACCTTTGTGCCGACTGTGCGAGCCACTTTGCCAAACTGCGCCAGTACCTGGAGCTCCTCGGCCGGCCGTACACCCTCAACCATCGGCTGGTGCGTGGGCTGGACTATTACACCAAGACGGTGTTTGAAGTCTGGGTACAAGGCATCGGCGCCCAGAACGCCATGTGTGGCGGTGGGCGCTACGACGGGCTGATCGAGCAACTTGGCGGCCCGCCCACGCCCGGCATAGGCTTTGGCTCAGGCATTGAGCGCATCATCTTGAGCATGAAGGAACAAGGCCTTTCGGTCCCGGCGCTGCCCAAGCCGCAGGTTTTTGTGGCATCGCAGGGCGAGAGCGCCCGTCTGGTGGCCCTGCGGGTCCTGTTCTCCCTGCGCGAAAGTGGGGTGGCAACCACCTTTGCCCCTGGTGATCGAAGCCTCAAGGCGCAGCTCCGCGAGGCAAACCGCGTGGGGGCACGCGTCGTGCTCATCGTCGGTGAGGAGGAGGTGGCTAACCAGACCGTCAGCGTCAAGGATATGGCCAGTGGCGCTCAGGAGATGGTGCGCTTGGAGCAGGTGGTGGAGAACGTGAGCAAGAGGCTGAACGCCCTGACAGACAAGTGA
- a CDS encoding RNA methyltransferase → MAHPYAPRTVPISQNQLKYYRLLLIKKYRTRDRKFLVEGVRCIEEALAAGAALEAVVIAPQAMYVERALRLMQALEQAGVTLLAADRRAFRTIADTAQSQGLVAVARWPYEPFAPEQFAARGILVALNGVADPGNAGTIVRTCAWFGVQGVLCDRTTVDTTNPKTVRSTAGAIFHVPVYDELDISSVLPQLRERGFALYYADVRASTALEQIVSAQACVVVLGSEASGIDPALAALCDRGVRIERYGAGDSLNVAVAAGIILAHFAKLTRRQEPHPPDLLGDRYA, encoded by the coding sequence GTGGCACATCCCTACGCGCCACGGACAGTACCGATTTCCCAGAATCAGCTCAAGTACTACCGCTTGCTTCTCATCAAGAAGTACCGCACGCGCGACCGCAAGTTTCTGGTGGAAGGGGTGCGGTGCATCGAGGAGGCCCTCGCGGCGGGAGCGGCTCTGGAGGCCGTGGTCATAGCGCCGCAGGCCATGTACGTGGAGCGTGCTCTCCGGCTCATGCAGGCGCTTGAGCAAGCTGGGGTGACCCTTTTGGCTGCTGACCGTCGCGCCTTCCGCACCATAGCTGACACCGCGCAGAGCCAGGGCCTGGTAGCCGTAGCTCGCTGGCCTTATGAGCCATTCGCGCCAGAACAATTTGCAGCCCGCGGCATACTCGTTGCGTTGAACGGGGTGGCTGACCCAGGAAACGCCGGCACCATCGTCAGAACCTGTGCGTGGTTCGGCGTGCAAGGGGTGCTCTGCGATCGCACGACTGTGGACACTACCAATCCCAAGACCGTGCGAAGTACCGCTGGCGCCATCTTCCACGTGCCGGTGTACGACGAGCTCGACATCTCCAGCGTTCTTCCCCAACTCAGGGAACGAGGATTTGCGCTCTACTACGCGGACGTGCGCGCCTCGACTGCGCTGGAGCAAATCGTCTCGGCACAGGCCTGTGTGGTAGTGCTGGGAAGCGAAGCCAGTGGCATTGACCCCGCACTGGCGGCGCTCTGCGACCGCGGGGTGCGCATCGAGCGTTATGGTGCGGGAGACTCTTTGAACGTGGCCGTAGCTGCCGGCATCATCCTGGCCCATTTCGCCAAACTAACCAGGCGCCAGGAGCCCCATCCCCCGGACTTGCTGGGCGACCGTTACGCATGA
- a CDS encoding CPBP family intramembrane metalloprotease, translating into MEQTPEQTPLPPHPHPSIGLSVGVMVITMIFMMLVAVGAAFFFQKSLLLAAEVSIVVPALIVTVAGRYPFAAVFRLRQTAVSHLVLGLVIGVAAAVVMDELDRIVNLFFPLPESLLGQVKQLLTIRSLPEGVSVVLFAVLGAGLLEEMLFRGFLQQSFERTLDASRGIVFCSLAFALLHVNPWTSIQILIFGVLLGLLAWRSNSVLPAAIVHATNNGLSVLAINMGFDQAPWYLWHGHVRPRILIPAIIVLVWGVRMFFAAAPRQKPTR; encoded by the coding sequence TTGGAGCAGACACCCGAGCAAACACCTCTCCCCCCTCACCCACATCCGAGCATAGGTCTGAGCGTGGGGGTGATGGTCATCACCATGATTTTTATGATGCTGGTCGCCGTGGGGGCGGCCTTTTTCTTTCAGAAAAGCTTGCTCCTGGCTGCCGAGGTTTCCATAGTCGTTCCCGCGCTGATCGTGACCGTGGCTGGGCGCTATCCTTTTGCTGCGGTCTTTCGCTTACGACAGACGGCCGTCTCTCACTTGGTGCTTGGCCTAGTGATCGGGGTGGCTGCCGCAGTTGTCATGGATGAGCTCGATCGCATCGTAAACCTCTTCTTCCCACTGCCGGAAAGCCTCCTCGGCCAGGTGAAGCAACTACTCACCATCCGCTCGCTTCCAGAAGGTGTGTCCGTGGTTCTGTTTGCGGTGTTGGGCGCGGGTCTTTTGGAGGAAATGCTCTTCCGAGGTTTTCTGCAACAGTCCTTCGAGCGCACGCTCGATGCGAGCCGGGGGATCGTGTTCTGTTCATTAGCCTTCGCCTTGCTGCACGTGAACCCCTGGACCAGCATCCAGATTCTCATCTTCGGCGTCCTTCTTGGCCTCCTGGCCTGGAGGAGCAACAGCGTCCTTCCGGCGGCCATCGTCCATGCGACCAACAATGGCCTCTCTGTGCTGGCGATTAACATGGGATTCGACCAGGCGCCATGGTACCTGTGGCATGGCCATGTGCGCCCGCGCATCCTGATTCCAGCGATCATCGTTCTGGTGTGGGGCGTGCGCATGTTCTTCGCCGCAGCACCCCGACAGAAACCGACAAGATAG
- a CDS encoding SpoIID/LytB domain-containing protein, with protein sequence MKATATGREPIVHIGMIRGTDKVTFRCSEPCAVCDREGKVHGEIVADRSYEVTVSESVPARVDYFVRLAITEDEATAQQAAAREAKRGWPLTHRHLGLVVDVGASTVDNREYWVLAGPFPTEKDAVEFRREHGIPAVYLVVEQAVHPPRAILECAGHRFQDVVRIVPRSGRKGVITLADVLVGVEFHWQHLEDQLLFGTLEVAVNNQGRLVAIDELLMEDYLASVNSSEMTTDCPEDLLRAQTVAARATVLATMGKHHAAEPFHLCADDHCQRYWGAGYVMERSIQAASDTRGEVLLFQGKVCDARYSKICGGVAEDYANVWDERHVPYLVPFVDGKEPVSFPIDDEAKARAFIESRPDVFCNTERYPVPATLGDSNRLFRWEVSYPREQLQELVARKSGLDFGELIDLVPGKRGASGRLMSLQVIGTKRSFTVGKELEIRRILSETHLYSACFYVKRQVDAQGKVQRFVLRGAGWGHGVGLCQVGATTMAAQGYDYRQILSHYYPGTELAKLY encoded by the coding sequence GTGAAAGCGACTGCAACTGGTCGAGAGCCGATCGTCCACATCGGCATGATCCGCGGCACTGACAAGGTCACCTTTCGCTGCAGCGAGCCATGTGCCGTGTGCGACCGCGAGGGAAAAGTGCACGGCGAGATAGTTGCCGACCGGTCGTACGAGGTGACGGTCTCTGAATCGGTCCCTGCGCGCGTTGACTACTTTGTGCGCCTTGCCATCACCGAAGACGAGGCGACTGCTCAACAGGCGGCGGCAAGAGAGGCCAAGAGGGGCTGGCCGCTCACCCACCGCCACCTCGGGCTGGTGGTGGATGTGGGAGCCTCCACGGTCGACAACAGGGAGTACTGGGTGCTCGCCGGGCCCTTTCCCACGGAAAAGGATGCGGTGGAATTCCGCCGCGAGCATGGCATCCCGGCCGTCTACCTGGTGGTGGAGCAGGCGGTGCACCCTCCCCGCGCGATTTTGGAGTGCGCCGGACACCGCTTTCAGGACGTCGTCCGCATTGTGCCGCGCTCAGGCAGAAAAGGGGTCATCACTCTGGCTGACGTGTTGGTGGGAGTGGAGTTCCACTGGCAGCACTTGGAGGACCAGCTCCTCTTCGGCACTTTGGAAGTGGCTGTGAACAACCAAGGGCGATTGGTCGCCATTGACGAGCTGCTGATGGAAGACTATCTTGCCAGCGTCAACTCCTCGGAGATGACCACCGATTGTCCAGAAGATCTACTCCGCGCGCAAACGGTGGCAGCCCGCGCCACCGTGCTGGCCACCATGGGCAAGCACCACGCTGCCGAGCCCTTTCACCTCTGTGCTGACGACCACTGCCAGCGCTACTGGGGAGCAGGGTACGTCATGGAGCGGTCAATCCAGGCAGCTTCCGACACCCGCGGCGAGGTTCTCCTCTTCCAGGGCAAGGTGTGCGACGCCCGGTATTCGAAGATCTGTGGCGGGGTAGCCGAAGACTATGCCAATGTGTGGGATGAGCGCCACGTGCCCTACTTAGTTCCCTTTGTGGACGGCAAGGAGCCCGTGTCCTTCCCCATCGACGACGAAGCAAAGGCGCGGGCTTTCATCGAGAGCAGGCCGGATGTCTTTTGCAACACCGAGCGCTACCCGGTGCCCGCCACCCTTGGCGACTCCAACCGTCTGTTCCGGTGGGAGGTGAGCTACCCTCGCGAGCAGTTACAAGAGCTCGTCGCCCGCAAGAGTGGCCTTGACTTTGGCGAACTCATCGACCTGGTCCCTGGAAAGCGAGGTGCGTCTGGCCGCTTGATGAGCCTGCAGGTAATAGGTACTAAGCGCTCATTCACGGTGGGCAAGGAACTGGAAATCCGCCGCATCCTTTCTGAGACGCACCTGTACAGCGCCTGTTTCTACGTCAAACGCCAAGTGGACGCGCAGGGCAAAGTACAGCGGTTCGTGCTGCGCGGCGCGGGCTGGGGGCACGGCGTTGGCCTGTGCCAGGTGGGGGCCACGACCATGGCCGCGCAGGGCTACGACTATCGACAAATCCTCAGCCACTACTACCCGGGCACGGAATTGGCAAAGCTCTATTGA
- the nadB gene encoding L-aspartate oxidase, whose translation MASKHGNDVRCDFLVIGTGIAGLSFALKAAEHGDVVVVTKKERAESNTNYAQGGIASVFAPDDSFDIHLEDTLRGGAGLCHEDVVRMVVSEGPHRVRELVEWGAQFTVRQEGGKTVFDLAREGGHSRHRIVHARDHTGAEVERALIAAVKDHPGIRVLENHVAVDLLTEHHLGREAEARAKRLHCWGAYVLDVAGKRVMPFMARATVLATGGCGQVYLHTTNPEIATGDGVAMAYRAGARIANMEFMQFHPTSLYRGPHATGRSFLISEAVRGFGGILRTSDGEDFMRRYHPMASLAPRDVVARAIDTEMKKRGEPCVYLDVTHLDPEAVKTRFPHIYETCLRHKIDMTKEWIPVVPAAHYSCGGVMTDMWARTNLTGLYACGEVACTGLHGANRLASNSLLEAVVFAHHAYEHAVQFAKEARQPLPEVPPWDDSGTFNSEEWVLIAHDREEIQTLMWNYVGIVRSDFRLQRAFRRVRLIQAEIEAFYKRTTVTEGLIELRNIAQVADLIIRCALRRKESRGLHYTTDYPERDDLHRKRDTILCRRRRLRAPPKH comes from the coding sequence ATGGCAAGCAAGCATGGGAATGACGTGCGCTGCGATTTTCTGGTCATCGGCACCGGTATCGCCGGCCTGTCGTTTGCGCTCAAGGCCGCCGAGCATGGTGACGTGGTGGTGGTCACCAAGAAGGAGCGGGCGGAGTCCAACACCAACTATGCGCAAGGGGGGATTGCCTCGGTATTCGCGCCAGACGACTCCTTCGACATCCATCTGGAGGACACGCTGCGGGGAGGGGCGGGTCTCTGCCACGAGGACGTGGTACGCATGGTGGTCTCCGAAGGGCCGCACCGGGTGCGCGAGCTCGTGGAGTGGGGCGCGCAGTTCACCGTGCGGCAGGAGGGCGGCAAAACGGTTTTCGACCTGGCCCGCGAAGGTGGCCACAGCCGCCACCGCATCGTGCACGCCCGCGACCACACCGGCGCCGAGGTGGAAAGGGCACTCATCGCCGCAGTAAAGGACCACCCAGGCATCCGGGTCCTGGAGAATCACGTAGCCGTTGACTTGCTCACCGAACACCACCTCGGCCGCGAGGCGGAGGCCAGGGCAAAACGCCTGCACTGCTGGGGCGCCTACGTCTTAGATGTGGCCGGGAAGCGGGTGATGCCGTTCATGGCGCGGGCGACCGTACTCGCCACCGGCGGCTGCGGACAGGTCTACCTGCACACCACCAATCCGGAGATCGCCACTGGCGACGGCGTGGCCATGGCCTATCGGGCAGGGGCGCGCATTGCCAACATGGAGTTCATGCAGTTTCACCCCACGTCGCTCTACCGCGGCCCGCACGCCACAGGGCGCTCCTTTCTCATCTCGGAGGCAGTGCGCGGCTTCGGCGGCATTCTGCGCACCAGCGACGGCGAGGATTTCATGCGCCGCTACCACCCGATGGCTTCCCTGGCACCGCGCGATGTGGTGGCCAGGGCCATCGACACAGAGATGAAGAAGCGGGGCGAGCCTTGCGTCTACTTGGACGTCACCCATTTGGACCCGGAGGCGGTAAAGACGCGCTTCCCCCACATCTACGAAACCTGCCTTCGCCACAAGATTGATATGACCAAAGAGTGGATTCCGGTCGTGCCGGCAGCCCACTACTCCTGTGGCGGCGTGATGACCGACATGTGGGCACGCACCAATCTCACCGGGCTGTACGCCTGTGGCGAGGTGGCGTGCACAGGCCTGCACGGGGCAAATCGACTGGCCTCCAACTCGCTCCTGGAGGCGGTCGTGTTTGCGCATCACGCCTATGAGCACGCAGTGCAATTCGCCAAGGAAGCACGCCAGCCCTTGCCGGAGGTTCCCCCTTGGGATGACTCAGGCACCTTCAACAGCGAGGAATGGGTGCTCATCGCCCATGACCGGGAGGAAATCCAAACGCTCATGTGGAACTACGTGGGGATCGTGCGTTCCGACTTTCGCCTGCAACGCGCCTTTCGCCGCGTCCGGCTCATTCAGGCCGAGATCGAAGCATTCTACAAGCGCACTACGGTGACCGAAGGCCTCATTGAGCTGCGCAACATCGCCCAGGTGGCCGACCTCATCATTCGCTGTGCCCTGCGCCGCAAGGAGAGCCGCGGCCTCCACTATACCACCGACTACCCGGAACGCGACGATCTCCACCGGAAGCGCGACACCATCCTGTGCAGGCGCCGCCGCCTGAGAGCGCCGCCCAAACACTAA
- a CDS encoding AAA family ATPase, giving the protein MILSRVHIKAFRSILELNVPLNPRINVLIGSNETGKTNILRAIESFSPNAQFDISLTCQYSNHYYEGRCPEVELEFTSLSAENRKELSALSKAFEEAQSFSVVKTGPTLQDYRVLIGGQLLEDINVRLVLDALPRLLYFEDIRLVKSEVNLASLQENKSGFTTERNLLKVAGLEDLSLAFEDSSRGRRAREEAGRALTEQVRRVWSQEPSIEVKLNVNRDVLYIDVTDDSTVFDTPQSRSLGFRWYLSFYVNFMAQSFEGRANEHIFLLEEPGIHLHPAGQKDLVKVIEDLSAKNQLIYTTHSPFMINRQHPERVLLVTKDKDGTHVDNQAYRQNWRPLRQSIGLMIGDLFFFEDSGLILELPRGKQGKGVLSRLRVWGAQPGN; this is encoded by the coding sequence ATGATCCTGTCACGTGTGCACATCAAAGCCTTCAGGTCGATCCTCGAGCTCAACGTGCCCCTGAATCCACGCATCAATGTGCTCATCGGCTCGAACGAAACGGGCAAGACGAACATCCTCCGGGCCATCGAGTCCTTTTCGCCAAACGCCCAGTTCGACATCTCCCTCACCTGCCAGTATTCCAACCACTACTACGAAGGCAGGTGCCCGGAGGTGGAGCTGGAATTCACCTCGCTCAGCGCCGAGAATAGAAAGGAGCTGAGCGCCCTATCCAAGGCGTTCGAGGAGGCACAGAGCTTCTCGGTGGTCAAGACCGGGCCTACGCTGCAGGACTATCGCGTGCTGATTGGCGGGCAGCTTTTGGAGGATATTAACGTGCGGCTTGTGCTCGATGCACTGCCGCGTCTGCTCTACTTTGAGGACATCCGCCTCGTGAAGAGCGAGGTGAACCTGGCGAGCCTCCAGGAGAACAAGAGCGGATTCACCACGGAGCGTAACCTCTTGAAGGTGGCCGGCCTGGAGGACCTGAGCCTGGCGTTTGAGGATTCTTCCCGGGGACGCCGTGCGCGCGAGGAGGCGGGCAGGGCGCTGACCGAGCAGGTGCGTCGCGTCTGGTCCCAAGAGCCAAGCATTGAGGTCAAGCTCAACGTCAACCGCGACGTACTCTACATCGACGTCACTGACGACAGCACGGTCTTTGACACGCCACAGTCGCGGAGCCTGGGGTTTCGCTGGTACCTGTCGTTCTACGTGAACTTCATGGCCCAGAGCTTCGAAGGGCGGGCCAACGAACACATTTTCCTGCTGGAGGAGCCAGGCATCCACCTCCACCCGGCGGGGCAGAAAGACCTGGTCAAAGTCATCGAGGACCTCTCTGCCAAGAACCAGCTCATCTACACGACCCACTCTCCGTTCATGATCAACCGGCAGCATCCGGAACGGGTGCTCTTGGTCACCAAGGACAAAGACGGTACGCACGTGGACAATCAGGCCTATCGGCAGAACTGGCGCCCTTTGCGGCAATCCATAGGCCTGATGATCGGGGATCTGTTCTTTTTCGAGGACAGCGGCTTGATCCTGGAGCTTCCGCGAGGCAAGCAGGGCAAAGGGGTGCTCAGCCGCCTCCGGGTGTGGGGTGCGCAACCGGGCAACTGA
- a CDS encoding 2-hydroxy-3-oxopropionate reductase: protein MDCWREEERREAMSTTRIGFIGLGIMGKPMATNLLRAGYRVTVYNRSKPAVELLVSRGAQAAPSPRAVAERSDVVITMVTDSPDVEAVIMGPEGVCEGIRPGMVVIDMSTISPSVTVKIAAALKERGAAMLDAPVSGGDTGAQAGTLAIMVGGDKEVFERCLPIFQAMGKSIVHVGPNGMGQMTKLCNQVLVAVNNLATCEALLLASKAGLDPQVMIDAVKNGAAGSWQLVNLGPKMIARDFAPGFMVRLQQKDLRLALEMARELHLPLPALSLVHQLFASCQATGEGEEGTQALVKALERLAQHRVG, encoded by the coding sequence ATTGACTGCTGGCGAGAAGAGGAGAGAAGGGAGGCTATGAGCACGACGCGTATAGGTTTCATTGGCTTGGGCATCATGGGAAAGCCCATGGCGACGAATCTGTTGCGTGCTGGCTACAGGGTGACGGTCTACAATAGGAGCAAGCCGGCCGTGGAGCTGCTGGTCAGTCGCGGAGCACAGGCCGCACCGTCGCCACGTGCTGTGGCCGAACGCAGTGATGTGGTCATCACCATGGTGACCGATTCGCCCGATGTGGAGGCCGTGATCATGGGGCCTGAAGGTGTCTGCGAGGGCATCCGCCCTGGCATGGTGGTTATCGACATGAGCACCATCTCCCCCAGCGTCACTGTGAAGATTGCCGCAGCGCTCAAGGAGCGCGGCGCGGCCATGCTGGATGCGCCGGTCAGCGGCGGCGACACCGGCGCGCAGGCCGGCACGTTGGCCATCATGGTGGGCGGCGACAAGGAGGTGTTCGAGCGCTGTTTGCCCATTTTCCAAGCGATGGGCAAGAGCATTGTGCACGTCGGCCCCAATGGCATGGGCCAGATGACGAAACTCTGCAACCAGGTGCTCGTGGCGGTGAACAACTTGGCCACCTGTGAGGCGCTCCTCCTGGCCAGCAAGGCCGGCCTTGACCCGCAGGTGATGATCGACGCGGTGAAAAATGGCGCCGCCGGCTCATGGCAGTTGGTGAACTTAGGGCCGAAGATGATTGCCCGCGACTTCGCGCCGGGCTTCATGGTGCGGCTCCAACAGAAGGACTTGCGCTTGGCGTTGGAGATGGCCCGAGAACTCCACCTTCCTCTGCCGGCACTGAGCCTGGTCCATCAACTGTTTGCCAGTTGCCAGGCGACAGGCGAAGGAGAGGAAGGCACTCAAGCGCTGGTCAAGGCGCTGGAACGTCTTGCCCAACACCGAGTAGGCTGA